From the genome of Mustela lutreola isolate mMusLut2 chromosome 16, mMusLut2.pri, whole genome shotgun sequence, one region includes:
- the LOC131817790 gene encoding zinc finger protein 226-like isoform X4: MSMFKEAVTFKDVAVAFTEEELGLLDSAQRKLYQDVMLENFRNLVSVGHQPFKRDKWLTEREERRPWLTKTAPQIERNVGGNSQSALRTVRGREPHEELSCWQIWQHITNDLSRPPDSMINSSQLHKQGDSPCQLGTGLSIQISEDENCIPCCKVDDPNGTENSHLPILRAQDSWRKSSLTESQSYRNRSQQVSMKNKLCQCKQDVDVIGWISHHLDQGIYRSDQSYSNDDSEKDSVKISTLDQNSMTHIGPKPHRCNECGKTFSDLSTFDLHQRLHLKAKSHTCRECGKGFCYSSVLRIHQRVHMGEKGYKHVECGKEFSESSLLQTHQKVHTVEKPFKCEECGKGFGRRSALTVHCKVHTGEKPYHCEECGRAFSQASHLQDHQRVHTGEKPFRCDACGKSFSRNSHLQSHQRVHTGEKPYKCEECGKGFICSSNLYIHQRVHTGEKPYKCEECGKGFSRPSSLQAHQGVHTGEKSYICNVCGKGFTLSSNLQAHQRVHTGEKPYKCDECGKSFRRNSHYQVHLVVHTGEKPYKCEVCGKGFSQSSYLQIHLKAHSVEKPYKCEECGQGFNQSSRLQIHQLIHTGEKPYKCDECGKGFSRRADLKIHCRIHTGEKPYNCEECGKVFRQASNLLAHQRVHSGEKPFKCEECGKSFGRSSHLQAHQKVHTGEKPYKCEECGKGFKWSLNLDMHQRVHTGEKPYKCGECGKHFSQASSLQLHQSVHTGEKPYKCDVCGKVFSRSSQLQSHQRVHTGEKPYKCETCGKSFSWRSNLTIHHRIHAGDKSYKSNRSGKNIRESTQENGCIK, translated from the exons atgAGCATGTTCAAG GAAGCAGTGACGTTCAAGGACGTGGCGGTGGCCTTCACggaggaggagctggggctgCTGGACTCTGCCCAGAGGAAGTTGTACCAGGACGTCATGTTGGAAAACTTCAGAAACCTCGTCTCAGTGG GACATCAACCCTTTAAACGAGATAAATGGctcacagaaagagaagagaggcgGCCGTGGTTGACGAAGACAGCACCCCAGATAGAGAGAAATGTGG GAGGGAACAGCCAAAGTGCGCTGAGGACTGTTCGAGGCAGAGAGCCACATGAAGAGCTTTCCTGCTGGCAAATCTGGCAACACATTACAAATGACCTATCCAGACCTCCAGACTCCATGATAAATAGTTCTCAACTTCACAAACAAGGTGATTCTCCCTGCCAGCTTGGGACAGGACTCTCCATTCAAATTTCTGAAGATGAGAACTGTATACCATGTTGTAAAGTGGATGATCCTAATGGTACTGAAAACTCACACCTTCCAATTTTGAGAGCCCAGGACTCATGGAGGAAATCTTCTCTGACTGAGTCACAGAGTTATCGGAACAGATCCCAGCAAGTTTCCATGAAAAATAAGCTGTGTCAATGTAAACAGGATGTTGATGTCATTGGTTGGATTTCACATCATCTAGATCAAGGAATTTACAGAAGTGACCAATCTTATAGCAACGATGATAGTGAGAAAGACAGTGTGAAAATTTCAACATTGGACCAGAATAGTATGACTCACATAGGACCAAAACCTCACCGATGTAACGAATGTGGAAAAACCTTCAGTGATCTCTCTACCTTTGATCTTCATCAGCGGTTACACTTAAAAGCAAAGTCTCATACCTGCAGGGAGTGTGGAAAAGGCTTCTGTTATAGCTCAGTTCTTCGTATTCATCAGAGAGTTCACATGGGGGAGAAAGGCTATAAGCATGTTGAGTGTGGTAAGGAATTCAGTGAGAGCTCACTTCTGCAAACCCATCAGAAAGTCCACACTGTAGAGAAGCCATTTAAATGTGAGGAGTGTGGGAAAGGCTTTGGTCGTAGATCAGCACTTACTGTTCATTGTAAAgtccacacaggagagaaaccttatCATTGTGAGGAGTGTGGAAGGGCCTTCAGTCAGGCGTCTCATCTCCAGGACCATCAGAGGGTCCACACTGGGGAGAAACCATTCAGATGTGATGCATGTGGCAAAAGCTTCAGTCGGAATTCACATCTTCAGTCCCATCAGAGAGTCCATACGGGAGAGAAGCCATACAAATGTGAGGAGTGTGGGAAGGGCTTCATTTGTAGTTCAAATCTATACATTCATCAGAGGGTCCACACAGGAGAAAAACCCTACAAATGTGAGGAATGTGGTAAAGGCTTTAGTCGCCCTTCAAGTCTTCAGGCCCATCAGGGtgttcacactggagagaaatcCTACATATGTAATGTGTGTGGTAAAGGCTTTACTCTGAGTTCAAACCTTCAAGCCCATCAGAGAgtccacacaggagagaaaccttacaaatgcgATGAGTGTGGGAAGAGCTTCAGGAGGAACTCCCATTATCAAGTTCATCTGGTAGTCCACACAGGGGAGAAACCCTATAAATGCGAGGTATGCGGAAAGGGCTTCAGTCAGAGTTCGTATCTTCAAATCCATCTGAAGGCGCACAGCGTAGAAAAACCTTACAAGTGTGAGGAGTGCGGACAGGGCTTCAATCAGAGTTCCCGACTTCAGATTCACCAGCTGATCCATACTGGCGAGAAACCATACAAATGTGACGAGTGTGGGAAGGGATTCAGTCGTAGAGCAGATCTCAAAATTCATTGCAGAatccacacaggagagaaaccatataattgtgaaGAGTGTGGGAAAGTATTCAGGCAGGCCTCAAATCTTCTGGCTCATCAGAGAGTCCACAGTGGAGAGAAACCATTCAAATGTGAAGAGTGTGGGAAGAGTTTCGGTCGCAGTTCACACCTCCAAGCCCATCAGAAAGTCCACACTGGGGAAAAGCCGTACAAATGTGAGGAGTGTGGGAAGGGCTTCAAGTGGAGCTTGAATCTTGACATGCATCAGAGGgtccacacaggagagaaaccctacAAGTGTGGGGAGTGTGGTAAGCACTTCAGTCAGGCCTCAAGTCTTCAGCTTCATCAGAGTgtccacactggagagaaaccgtACAAATGTGATGTGTGTGGTAAGGTCTTCAGTCGCTCTTCACAGCTGCAGTCTCACCAGAGAGTTCACACAGGGGAGAAACCTTACAAGTGTGAGACATGTGGTAAGAGCTTCAGCTGGCGATCAAATCTTACCATTCATCACAGAATCCATGCTGGTGATAAGTCCTATAAAAGTAATAGGAGCGGGAAGAACATCAGAGAGTCCACACAAGAAAATGGctgtataaaatga
- the LOC131817790 gene encoding zinc finger protein 226-like isoform X3 — protein MGGFPGFCFPRRKENMSMFKEAVTFKDVAVAFTEEELGLLDSAQRKLYQDVMLENFRNLVSVGHQPFKRDKWLTEREERRPWLTKTAPQIERNVGGNSQSALRTVRGREPHEELSCWQIWQHITNDLSRPPDSMINSSQLHKQGDSPCQLGTGLSIQISEDENCIPCCKVDDPNGTENSHLPILRAQDSWRKSSLTESQSYRNRSQQVSMKNKLCQCKQDVDVIGWISHHLDQGIYRSDQSYSNDDSEKDSVKISTLDQNSMTHIGPKPHRCNECGKTFSDLSTFDLHQRLHLKAKSHTCRECGKGFCYSSVLRIHQRVHMGEKGYKHVECGKEFSESSLLQTHQKVHTVEKPFKCEECGKGFGRRSALTVHCKVHTGEKPYHCEECGRAFSQASHLQDHQRVHTGEKPFRCDACGKSFSRNSHLQSHQRVHTGEKPYKCEECGKGFICSSNLYIHQRVHTGEKPYKCEECGKGFSRPSSLQAHQGVHTGEKSYICNVCGKGFTLSSNLQAHQRVHTGEKPYKCDECGKSFRRNSHYQVHLVVHTGEKPYKCEVCGKGFSQSSYLQIHLKAHSVEKPYKCEECGQGFNQSSRLQIHQLIHTGEKPYKCDECGKGFSRRADLKIHCRIHTGEKPYNCEECGKVFRQASNLLAHQRVHSGEKPFKCEECGKSFGRSSHLQAHQKVHTGEKPYKCEECGKGFKWSLNLDMHQRVHTGEKPYKCGECGKHFSQASSLQLHQSVHTGEKPYKCDVCGKVFSRSSQLQSHQRVHTGEKPYKCETCGKSFSWRSNLTIHHRIHAGDKSYKSNRSGKNIRESTQENGCIK, from the exons ATGGGTGGGTTCCCGG gaTTCTGTTtccccagaaggaaagagaatatgAGCATGTTCAAG GAAGCAGTGACGTTCAAGGACGTGGCGGTGGCCTTCACggaggaggagctggggctgCTGGACTCTGCCCAGAGGAAGTTGTACCAGGACGTCATGTTGGAAAACTTCAGAAACCTCGTCTCAGTGG GACATCAACCCTTTAAACGAGATAAATGGctcacagaaagagaagagaggcgGCCGTGGTTGACGAAGACAGCACCCCAGATAGAGAGAAATGTGG GAGGGAACAGCCAAAGTGCGCTGAGGACTGTTCGAGGCAGAGAGCCACATGAAGAGCTTTCCTGCTGGCAAATCTGGCAACACATTACAAATGACCTATCCAGACCTCCAGACTCCATGATAAATAGTTCTCAACTTCACAAACAAGGTGATTCTCCCTGCCAGCTTGGGACAGGACTCTCCATTCAAATTTCTGAAGATGAGAACTGTATACCATGTTGTAAAGTGGATGATCCTAATGGTACTGAAAACTCACACCTTCCAATTTTGAGAGCCCAGGACTCATGGAGGAAATCTTCTCTGACTGAGTCACAGAGTTATCGGAACAGATCCCAGCAAGTTTCCATGAAAAATAAGCTGTGTCAATGTAAACAGGATGTTGATGTCATTGGTTGGATTTCACATCATCTAGATCAAGGAATTTACAGAAGTGACCAATCTTATAGCAACGATGATAGTGAGAAAGACAGTGTGAAAATTTCAACATTGGACCAGAATAGTATGACTCACATAGGACCAAAACCTCACCGATGTAACGAATGTGGAAAAACCTTCAGTGATCTCTCTACCTTTGATCTTCATCAGCGGTTACACTTAAAAGCAAAGTCTCATACCTGCAGGGAGTGTGGAAAAGGCTTCTGTTATAGCTCAGTTCTTCGTATTCATCAGAGAGTTCACATGGGGGAGAAAGGCTATAAGCATGTTGAGTGTGGTAAGGAATTCAGTGAGAGCTCACTTCTGCAAACCCATCAGAAAGTCCACACTGTAGAGAAGCCATTTAAATGTGAGGAGTGTGGGAAAGGCTTTGGTCGTAGATCAGCACTTACTGTTCATTGTAAAgtccacacaggagagaaaccttatCATTGTGAGGAGTGTGGAAGGGCCTTCAGTCAGGCGTCTCATCTCCAGGACCATCAGAGGGTCCACACTGGGGAGAAACCATTCAGATGTGATGCATGTGGCAAAAGCTTCAGTCGGAATTCACATCTTCAGTCCCATCAGAGAGTCCATACGGGAGAGAAGCCATACAAATGTGAGGAGTGTGGGAAGGGCTTCATTTGTAGTTCAAATCTATACATTCATCAGAGGGTCCACACAGGAGAAAAACCCTACAAATGTGAGGAATGTGGTAAAGGCTTTAGTCGCCCTTCAAGTCTTCAGGCCCATCAGGGtgttcacactggagagaaatcCTACATATGTAATGTGTGTGGTAAAGGCTTTACTCTGAGTTCAAACCTTCAAGCCCATCAGAGAgtccacacaggagagaaaccttacaaatgcgATGAGTGTGGGAAGAGCTTCAGGAGGAACTCCCATTATCAAGTTCATCTGGTAGTCCACACAGGGGAGAAACCCTATAAATGCGAGGTATGCGGAAAGGGCTTCAGTCAGAGTTCGTATCTTCAAATCCATCTGAAGGCGCACAGCGTAGAAAAACCTTACAAGTGTGAGGAGTGCGGACAGGGCTTCAATCAGAGTTCCCGACTTCAGATTCACCAGCTGATCCATACTGGCGAGAAACCATACAAATGTGACGAGTGTGGGAAGGGATTCAGTCGTAGAGCAGATCTCAAAATTCATTGCAGAatccacacaggagagaaaccatataattgtgaaGAGTGTGGGAAAGTATTCAGGCAGGCCTCAAATCTTCTGGCTCATCAGAGAGTCCACAGTGGAGAGAAACCATTCAAATGTGAAGAGTGTGGGAAGAGTTTCGGTCGCAGTTCACACCTCCAAGCCCATCAGAAAGTCCACACTGGGGAAAAGCCGTACAAATGTGAGGAGTGTGGGAAGGGCTTCAAGTGGAGCTTGAATCTTGACATGCATCAGAGGgtccacacaggagagaaaccctacAAGTGTGGGGAGTGTGGTAAGCACTTCAGTCAGGCCTCAAGTCTTCAGCTTCATCAGAGTgtccacactggagagaaaccgtACAAATGTGATGTGTGTGGTAAGGTCTTCAGTCGCTCTTCACAGCTGCAGTCTCACCAGAGAGTTCACACAGGGGAGAAACCTTACAAGTGTGAGACATGTGGTAAGAGCTTCAGCTGGCGATCAAATCTTACCATTCATCACAGAATCCATGCTGGTGATAAGTCCTATAAAAGTAATAGGAGCGGGAAGAACATCAGAGAGTCCACACAAGAAAATGGctgtataaaatga
- the LOC131817790 gene encoding zinc finger protein 226-like isoform X2: MTMVRETVTFKDVAVVFSEEELALLDPAQRKLYGDVMLENFRNLISVGFCFPRRKENMSMFKEAVTFKDVAVAFTEEELGLLDSAQRKLYQDVMLENFRNLVSVGHQPFKRDKWLTEREERRPWLTKTAPQIERNVGGNSQSALRTVRGREPHEELSCWQIWQHITNDLSRPPDSMINSSQLHKQGDSPCQLGTGLSIQISEDENCIPCCKVDDPNGTENSHLPILRAQDSWRKSSLTESQSYRNRSQQVSMKNKLCQCKQDVDVIGWISHHLDQGIYRSDQSYSNDDSEKDSVKISTLDQNSMTHIGPKPHRCNECGKTFSDLSTFDLHQRLHLKAKSHTCRECGKGFCYSSVLRIHQRVHMGEKGYKHVECGKEFSESSLLQTHQKVHTVEKPFKCEECGKGFGRRSALTVHCKVHTGEKPYHCEECGRAFSQASHLQDHQRVHTGEKPFRCDACGKSFSRNSHLQSHQRVHTGEKPYKCEECGKGFICSSNLYIHQRVHTGEKPYKCEECGKGFSRPSSLQAHQGVHTGEKSYICNVCGKGFTLSSNLQAHQRVHTGEKPYKCDECGKSFRRNSHYQVHLVVHTGEKPYKCEVCGKGFSQSSYLQIHLKAHSVEKPYKCEECGQGFNQSSRLQIHQLIHTGEKPYKCDECGKGFSRRADLKIHCRIHTGEKPYNCEECGKVFRQASNLLAHQRVHSGEKPFKCEECGKSFGRSSHLQAHQKVHTGEKPYKCEECGKGFKWSLNLDMHQRVHTGEKPYKCGECGKHFSQASSLQLHQSVHTGEKPYKCDVCGKVFSRSSQLQSHQRVHTGEKPYKCETCGKSFSWRSNLTIHHRIHAGDKSYKSNRSGKNIRESTQENGCIK; this comes from the exons gaTTCTGTTtccccagaaggaaagagaatatgAGCATGTTCAAG GAAGCAGTGACGTTCAAGGACGTGGCGGTGGCCTTCACggaggaggagctggggctgCTGGACTCTGCCCAGAGGAAGTTGTACCAGGACGTCATGTTGGAAAACTTCAGAAACCTCGTCTCAGTGG GACATCAACCCTTTAAACGAGATAAATGGctcacagaaagagaagagaggcgGCCGTGGTTGACGAAGACAGCACCCCAGATAGAGAGAAATGTGG GAGGGAACAGCCAAAGTGCGCTGAGGACTGTTCGAGGCAGAGAGCCACATGAAGAGCTTTCCTGCTGGCAAATCTGGCAACACATTACAAATGACCTATCCAGACCTCCAGACTCCATGATAAATAGTTCTCAACTTCACAAACAAGGTGATTCTCCCTGCCAGCTTGGGACAGGACTCTCCATTCAAATTTCTGAAGATGAGAACTGTATACCATGTTGTAAAGTGGATGATCCTAATGGTACTGAAAACTCACACCTTCCAATTTTGAGAGCCCAGGACTCATGGAGGAAATCTTCTCTGACTGAGTCACAGAGTTATCGGAACAGATCCCAGCAAGTTTCCATGAAAAATAAGCTGTGTCAATGTAAACAGGATGTTGATGTCATTGGTTGGATTTCACATCATCTAGATCAAGGAATTTACAGAAGTGACCAATCTTATAGCAACGATGATAGTGAGAAAGACAGTGTGAAAATTTCAACATTGGACCAGAATAGTATGACTCACATAGGACCAAAACCTCACCGATGTAACGAATGTGGAAAAACCTTCAGTGATCTCTCTACCTTTGATCTTCATCAGCGGTTACACTTAAAAGCAAAGTCTCATACCTGCAGGGAGTGTGGAAAAGGCTTCTGTTATAGCTCAGTTCTTCGTATTCATCAGAGAGTTCACATGGGGGAGAAAGGCTATAAGCATGTTGAGTGTGGTAAGGAATTCAGTGAGAGCTCACTTCTGCAAACCCATCAGAAAGTCCACACTGTAGAGAAGCCATTTAAATGTGAGGAGTGTGGGAAAGGCTTTGGTCGTAGATCAGCACTTACTGTTCATTGTAAAgtccacacaggagagaaaccttatCATTGTGAGGAGTGTGGAAGGGCCTTCAGTCAGGCGTCTCATCTCCAGGACCATCAGAGGGTCCACACTGGGGAGAAACCATTCAGATGTGATGCATGTGGCAAAAGCTTCAGTCGGAATTCACATCTTCAGTCCCATCAGAGAGTCCATACGGGAGAGAAGCCATACAAATGTGAGGAGTGTGGGAAGGGCTTCATTTGTAGTTCAAATCTATACATTCATCAGAGGGTCCACACAGGAGAAAAACCCTACAAATGTGAGGAATGTGGTAAAGGCTTTAGTCGCCCTTCAAGTCTTCAGGCCCATCAGGGtgttcacactggagagaaatcCTACATATGTAATGTGTGTGGTAAAGGCTTTACTCTGAGTTCAAACCTTCAAGCCCATCAGAGAgtccacacaggagagaaaccttacaaatgcgATGAGTGTGGGAAGAGCTTCAGGAGGAACTCCCATTATCAAGTTCATCTGGTAGTCCACACAGGGGAGAAACCCTATAAATGCGAGGTATGCGGAAAGGGCTTCAGTCAGAGTTCGTATCTTCAAATCCATCTGAAGGCGCACAGCGTAGAAAAACCTTACAAGTGTGAGGAGTGCGGACAGGGCTTCAATCAGAGTTCCCGACTTCAGATTCACCAGCTGATCCATACTGGCGAGAAACCATACAAATGTGACGAGTGTGGGAAGGGATTCAGTCGTAGAGCAGATCTCAAAATTCATTGCAGAatccacacaggagagaaaccatataattgtgaaGAGTGTGGGAAAGTATTCAGGCAGGCCTCAAATCTTCTGGCTCATCAGAGAGTCCACAGTGGAGAGAAACCATTCAAATGTGAAGAGTGTGGGAAGAGTTTCGGTCGCAGTTCACACCTCCAAGCCCATCAGAAAGTCCACACTGGGGAAAAGCCGTACAAATGTGAGGAGTGTGGGAAGGGCTTCAAGTGGAGCTTGAATCTTGACATGCATCAGAGGgtccacacaggagagaaaccctacAAGTGTGGGGAGTGTGGTAAGCACTTCAGTCAGGCCTCAAGTCTTCAGCTTCATCAGAGTgtccacactggagagaaaccgtACAAATGTGATGTGTGTGGTAAGGTCTTCAGTCGCTCTTCACAGCTGCAGTCTCACCAGAGAGTTCACACAGGGGAGAAACCTTACAAGTGTGAGACATGTGGTAAGAGCTTCAGCTGGCGATCAAATCTTACCATTCATCACAGAATCCATGCTGGTGATAAGTCCTATAAAAGTAATAGGAGCGGGAAGAACATCAGAGAGTCCACACAAGAAAATGGctgtataaaatga
- the LOC131817790 gene encoding zinc finger protein 226-like isoform X5, with product MLENFRNLVSVGHQPFKRDKWLTEREERRPWLTKTAPQIERNVGGNSQSALRTVRGREPHEELSCWQIWQHITNDLSRPPDSMINSSQLHKQGDSPCQLGTGLSIQISEDENCIPCCKVDDPNGTENSHLPILRAQDSWRKSSLTESQSYRNRSQQVSMKNKLCQCKQDVDVIGWISHHLDQGIYRSDQSYSNDDSEKDSVKISTLDQNSMTHIGPKPHRCNECGKTFSDLSTFDLHQRLHLKAKSHTCRECGKGFCYSSVLRIHQRVHMGEKGYKHVECGKEFSESSLLQTHQKVHTVEKPFKCEECGKGFGRRSALTVHCKVHTGEKPYHCEECGRAFSQASHLQDHQRVHTGEKPFRCDACGKSFSRNSHLQSHQRVHTGEKPYKCEECGKGFICSSNLYIHQRVHTGEKPYKCEECGKGFSRPSSLQAHQGVHTGEKSYICNVCGKGFTLSSNLQAHQRVHTGEKPYKCDECGKSFRRNSHYQVHLVVHTGEKPYKCEVCGKGFSQSSYLQIHLKAHSVEKPYKCEECGQGFNQSSRLQIHQLIHTGEKPYKCDECGKGFSRRADLKIHCRIHTGEKPYNCEECGKVFRQASNLLAHQRVHSGEKPFKCEECGKSFGRSSHLQAHQKVHTGEKPYKCEECGKGFKWSLNLDMHQRVHTGEKPYKCGECGKHFSQASSLQLHQSVHTGEKPYKCDVCGKVFSRSSQLQSHQRVHTGEKPYKCETCGKSFSWRSNLTIHHRIHAGDKSYKSNRSGKNIRESTQENGCIK from the exons ATGTTGGAAAACTTCAGAAACCTCGTCTCAGTGG GACATCAACCCTTTAAACGAGATAAATGGctcacagaaagagaagagaggcgGCCGTGGTTGACGAAGACAGCACCCCAGATAGAGAGAAATGTGG GAGGGAACAGCCAAAGTGCGCTGAGGACTGTTCGAGGCAGAGAGCCACATGAAGAGCTTTCCTGCTGGCAAATCTGGCAACACATTACAAATGACCTATCCAGACCTCCAGACTCCATGATAAATAGTTCTCAACTTCACAAACAAGGTGATTCTCCCTGCCAGCTTGGGACAGGACTCTCCATTCAAATTTCTGAAGATGAGAACTGTATACCATGTTGTAAAGTGGATGATCCTAATGGTACTGAAAACTCACACCTTCCAATTTTGAGAGCCCAGGACTCATGGAGGAAATCTTCTCTGACTGAGTCACAGAGTTATCGGAACAGATCCCAGCAAGTTTCCATGAAAAATAAGCTGTGTCAATGTAAACAGGATGTTGATGTCATTGGTTGGATTTCACATCATCTAGATCAAGGAATTTACAGAAGTGACCAATCTTATAGCAACGATGATAGTGAGAAAGACAGTGTGAAAATTTCAACATTGGACCAGAATAGTATGACTCACATAGGACCAAAACCTCACCGATGTAACGAATGTGGAAAAACCTTCAGTGATCTCTCTACCTTTGATCTTCATCAGCGGTTACACTTAAAAGCAAAGTCTCATACCTGCAGGGAGTGTGGAAAAGGCTTCTGTTATAGCTCAGTTCTTCGTATTCATCAGAGAGTTCACATGGGGGAGAAAGGCTATAAGCATGTTGAGTGTGGTAAGGAATTCAGTGAGAGCTCACTTCTGCAAACCCATCAGAAAGTCCACACTGTAGAGAAGCCATTTAAATGTGAGGAGTGTGGGAAAGGCTTTGGTCGTAGATCAGCACTTACTGTTCATTGTAAAgtccacacaggagagaaaccttatCATTGTGAGGAGTGTGGAAGGGCCTTCAGTCAGGCGTCTCATCTCCAGGACCATCAGAGGGTCCACACTGGGGAGAAACCATTCAGATGTGATGCATGTGGCAAAAGCTTCAGTCGGAATTCACATCTTCAGTCCCATCAGAGAGTCCATACGGGAGAGAAGCCATACAAATGTGAGGAGTGTGGGAAGGGCTTCATTTGTAGTTCAAATCTATACATTCATCAGAGGGTCCACACAGGAGAAAAACCCTACAAATGTGAGGAATGTGGTAAAGGCTTTAGTCGCCCTTCAAGTCTTCAGGCCCATCAGGGtgttcacactggagagaaatcCTACATATGTAATGTGTGTGGTAAAGGCTTTACTCTGAGTTCAAACCTTCAAGCCCATCAGAGAgtccacacaggagagaaaccttacaaatgcgATGAGTGTGGGAAGAGCTTCAGGAGGAACTCCCATTATCAAGTTCATCTGGTAGTCCACACAGGGGAGAAACCCTATAAATGCGAGGTATGCGGAAAGGGCTTCAGTCAGAGTTCGTATCTTCAAATCCATCTGAAGGCGCACAGCGTAGAAAAACCTTACAAGTGTGAGGAGTGCGGACAGGGCTTCAATCAGAGTTCCCGACTTCAGATTCACCAGCTGATCCATACTGGCGAGAAACCATACAAATGTGACGAGTGTGGGAAGGGATTCAGTCGTAGAGCAGATCTCAAAATTCATTGCAGAatccacacaggagagaaaccatataattgtgaaGAGTGTGGGAAAGTATTCAGGCAGGCCTCAAATCTTCTGGCTCATCAGAGAGTCCACAGTGGAGAGAAACCATTCAAATGTGAAGAGTGTGGGAAGAGTTTCGGTCGCAGTTCACACCTCCAAGCCCATCAGAAAGTCCACACTGGGGAAAAGCCGTACAAATGTGAGGAGTGTGGGAAGGGCTTCAAGTGGAGCTTGAATCTTGACATGCATCAGAGGgtccacacaggagagaaaccctacAAGTGTGGGGAGTGTGGTAAGCACTTCAGTCAGGCCTCAAGTCTTCAGCTTCATCAGAGTgtccacactggagagaaaccgtACAAATGTGATGTGTGTGGTAAGGTCTTCAGTCGCTCTTCACAGCTGCAGTCTCACCAGAGAGTTCACACAGGGGAGAAACCTTACAAGTGTGAGACATGTGGTAAGAGCTTCAGCTGGCGATCAAATCTTACCATTCATCACAGAATCCATGCTGGTGATAAGTCCTATAAAAGTAATAGGAGCGGGAAGAACATCAGAGAGTCCACACAAGAAAATGGctgtataaaatga